In the genome of Longimicrobiaceae bacterium, one region contains:
- a CDS encoding pitrilysin family protein has protein sequence STAAPAGPAPANRVVGERLIVNREPESPFIAFNVWVQSGSAHDPAGKEGLAALTASLLAGGSTTSNSYEEIRSKLYPMATAYGSSTDKEMTVFRGVVHRDNLDAFYALLRDAVAAPAFREEDFERVKTQTVNFAERARRFSRDEELTKELLYREAYRGTPYEHPVDGYVQSIRSITLDDVRQFYDTHYRAGNVVVALGGGFPDGFAERVRGDFDTLLKPGEAPRVARPQPSRPDRVKVLLVEKPTDASPVSIGFPISVLRSDPEFPALMLANSWLGEHRNSFARLYQLIREQRGMNYGNYSYVEAFPLGYTTQLPPVNVARRSHLFEAWIRPVSMTAPGNLHDRTLFATRAALREMDRLASEGLPDAEVARTKQFLGNYVVNWGNTIGRRLGYDVDDAFYGIPDPGFLSSIRPALASLTPEQVNTAVKRHLSHGGGYHVVIITSDAEGLKRKLLSGAATPITYAGERSPELLAEDREIASYPIPVRAEDITIIPIAEALER, from the coding sequence GAGCACGGCCGCGCCGGCCGGGCCGGCGCCTGCGAACCGGGTGGTGGGCGAGCGCCTGATCGTCAACCGGGAGCCGGAATCGCCGTTCATCGCCTTCAACGTCTGGGTGCAGTCCGGGTCGGCCCACGACCCGGCCGGGAAGGAGGGGCTCGCGGCGCTCACCGCCTCGCTGCTGGCGGGCGGATCGACCACGAGCAACTCGTACGAGGAGATCCGCTCGAAGCTCTACCCCATGGCGACCGCCTACGGGTCGAGCACCGACAAGGAGATGACCGTCTTCCGGGGGGTCGTGCACCGCGACAACCTGGATGCCTTCTACGCCCTGCTGCGGGACGCGGTCGCGGCCCCGGCCTTCCGGGAGGAGGACTTCGAGCGGGTGAAGACGCAGACCGTCAACTTCGCGGAGCGGGCGCGCCGCTTCTCGCGCGACGAGGAGCTCACCAAGGAGCTCCTCTACCGGGAAGCCTACCGCGGCACGCCGTACGAGCACCCGGTGGACGGCTACGTCCAGTCGATCCGCTCCATCACGCTCGACGACGTGCGGCAGTTCTACGACACGCACTACCGGGCGGGGAACGTGGTGGTGGCCCTGGGCGGCGGCTTCCCCGACGGCTTCGCCGAGCGGGTCCGCGGCGACTTCGATACCCTCCTCAAGCCGGGGGAGGCGCCGCGCGTGGCCCGGCCGCAGCCGAGCCGGCCCGACCGGGTGAAGGTGCTCCTCGTGGAGAAGCCGACCGACGCCTCGCCGGTGTCCATCGGCTTCCCCATCTCCGTGCTCCGCTCGGACCCGGAGTTCCCGGCCCTGATGCTCGCGAACTCCTGGCTGGGCGAGCACCGGAACTCCTTCGCGCGGCTGTACCAGCTGATCCGCGAGCAGCGGGGGATGAACTACGGGAACTACTCCTACGTCGAGGCGTTCCCGCTCGGCTACACGACCCAGCTCCCGCCGGTCAACGTGGCCCGGCGCAGCCACCTGTTCGAGGCGTGGATCCGCCCGGTCTCGATGACCGCGCCCGGCAACCTCCACGACCGGACGCTCTTCGCGACCCGGGCGGCGCTCCGGGAGATGGACCGGCTCGCGTCCGAAGGGCTCCCGGACGCGGAGGTGGCGCGGACGAAGCAGTTCCTCGGCAACTACGTGGTCAACTGGGGGAACACCATCGGACGGCGGCTGGGCTACGACGTGGACGATGCGTTCTACGGGATCCCGGACCCCGGCTTCCTGTCCAGCATCCGCCCCGCCCTGGCCTCGCTCACGCCGGAGCAGGTGAACACGGCGGTGAAGCGGCACCTGAGCCACGGGGGCGGCTACCACGTCGTCATCATCACCTCCGACGCCGAGGGGCTGAAGCGGAAGCTCCTGTCCGGGGCCGCGACCCCGATCACCTACGCGGGCGAGCGCTCGCCCGAGCTGCTGGCGGAGGACCGGGAGATCGCCTCCTACCCGATCCCGGTGCGGGCGGAGGACATCACCATCATCCCGATCGCCGAGGCGCTGGAGCGGTAG